The genomic segment TGCTTTGGTGGTAGATGAACAGATTAAAATTGCAGGAAAAGTTCCAACAGTGGAAGAAATAAAGAAGTATTTATAAGGAAAACCTAGTAGGAATTCAACCCGATTTATTGATTTTAGAGGGGGTAACATTCATGGATTGTTGTCAGCCACAAAATAATAACTGTATATGTGGTACGAAATGCTGTGAAGATGTAAAACAGAGTCAAACCGAAGAGAAAAATGAAATAATAATTGATTTTTTATATTTAGATCTAAACACTTGCACACGATGTCAGGGAACAGATGCAGGGCTTGAAGAGGCCATTGCAGATGTGGCAAAGATACTTCAATTGACAGGGATAGAAGTAGCTGTGAACAAAATCCATATTGATAGTAAAGAAATGGCAAAACAATATAGATTTATTAGTTCACCTACTATACGAGTAAATGGAGAAGACATACAAATGGATGTCAAGGAATCTCTATGTGAATCTTGTGGAGATTTATGTGGCGATGAAGTTGATTGTCGAGTATGGGTGTATAAGGGAAAAGAATATAATGTTCCACCAAAAGCAATGATTATTGATGCCATTCTTCGTGAAATATATAGTGATAAGAAAGTACGGATGAATGATAGAGCTGATAAAGAAGCATATCAATTACCAGAAAATTTGGGGAGGTTTTTTGAGTCGATTGAGAAAAACAAAAAAGGGACGGTGCCTTTTTTATACTAAAATATGGTATTACCCTAGTTCTATGATGTAATATTAAAAAAGCAGAGAAAGGGCATGTTGAGAGGCAGGGACGGCCAGGAAGATAAGGGAAATCGGTTTATATTACTAAAGATAAGATAGTAAAGATGAATATATAGGGTTAGAATAATAGATTAAGAGATGAAAGAAATGATAGATAAATAATGGAATAAAAAGATTGAGCAGAAACAAATCTGATGGAATATTCTGGGGAAAGAAGTAACCGTCCCCTTTTTCCTGCCTCTATACTATGCCTCTATACTATAAAAAATTATCCATATGATATAATATATGGTAGTTATTTAAAGCAATTAGCTTAGGGAGGTAGGTAAAAAAATGAATATAGCAATATTAGCAGATAAACCTAGGAAGGTTTATTGGCAAGGTGAGGAAGGAGAGTTGGGGGATTTACAAAATCAACAAATTGTACGGGATGTACAAGAGGTTCTATCTAAGAAGTTTAAATGCACTGTGGTGACAGCTGATAAAAATTTTGTACTAAGATTACAAAGGGAACACATAGACTTGGTATTTAATTTATGTGAGGGCATTCGAGGGCAGAGTAGAATGGCTCAAGTGCCTGCAATACTAGAGTTTTTTGGCATACCGTATACAGGCTCTTCTATATTAGGTCACACTCTATCCTTTAACAAGGCAGTTTCGTCGGAGATACTTGAGAGTAAAGGTGTAAAAACAC from the Clostridia bacterium genome contains:
- a CDS encoding DUF2703 domain-containing protein, translating into MDCCQPQNNNCICGTKCCEDVKQSQTEEKNEIIIDFLYLDLNTCTRCQGTDAGLEEAIADVAKILQLTGIEVAVNKIHIDSKEMAKQYRFISSPTIRVNGEDIQMDVKESLCESCGDLCGDEVDCRVWVYKGKEYNVPPKAMIIDAILREIYSDKKVRMNDRADKEAYQLPENLGRFFESIEKNKKGTVPFLY